Proteins from a genomic interval of Arachis hypogaea cultivar Tifrunner chromosome 10, arahy.Tifrunner.gnm2.J5K5, whole genome shotgun sequence:
- the LOC140175566 gene encoding uncharacterized protein yields MGAKIDRRINCSRGPPTFILCGKNYHLMGSLIPPEGNNAKFAQLYVFDTQNEIQNSISIVSREEKNSIHKDIVKDLKDMLDENNILVKAFRMVRESMAADSTCNVKLRLLGKRGRDGRRYNLPTTNEVTALIVGDFDVDRTDRDIIIETKGGRLQRINQLNPAYLGLQYPLLFPYGEDGYKEDIMLNKRFTNGGKGRKEVTMKEFFAFQIQERLADGSPLLYSRRLFQQFLVDSYSMIESARLNFIRLEQEKLRCELYKGLKEAVLNGETTSSSRGKHIILPSSFTRGPRYMIQNYQDAMAICKVVGYPDLFITFTCNPKWPELEDFLRNRELNAKDRPDMVCRAFKVKLDQLIKEIKTKKIFGRVIADKLFIHM; encoded by the exons ATGGGGGCAAAGATTGATCGCAGAATTAATTGTTCACGGGGTCCTCCTACGTTCATTTTGTGTGGGAAAAATTATCATCTGATGGGTAGCCTTATACCACCAGAAGGCAACAATGCTAAATTCGCACAGCTCTATGTCTTTGATACCCAAAATGAGATACAAAATAGCATATCTATTGTGAG TAGAGAAGAAAAGAACAGCATACACAAAGACATTGTTAAAGACTTAAAGGATATGCTGGATGAGAACAATATCTTAGTAAAAGCATTTCGAATGGTTAGGGAGTCAATGGCCGCTGACTCAACATGCAATGTAAAGCTTAGATTGTTGGGTAAAAGAGGGAGGGATGGTAGAAGATATAACTTACCTACAACCAATGAGGTAACTGCATTAATCGTAGGAGATTTCGATGTGGATAGGACTGACCGTGACATTATTATTGAGACAAAAGGAGGAAGATTACAACGCATCAATCAACTTAATCCAGCTTACTTAGGATTACAATATCCATTGTTGTTTCCATATGGTGAGGATGGCTATAAAGAGGATATAATGCTtaacaagagatttacaaatggTGGCAAAGGTAGAAAAGAAGTTACAATGAAAGAATTCTTTGCATTTCAGATACAAGAAAGATTGGCCGATGGATCACCATTGTTGTATTCAAGAAGATTATTCCAACAGTTTTTAGTCGACAGCTATTCAATGATTGAGTCTGCAAGACTCAATTTCATACGTCTTGAGCAAGAAAAATTAAGATGTGAATTATATAAGGGTTTAAAAGAAGCAGTTCTCAATGGGGAAACCACCTCGTCATCTCGAGGGAAGCATATTATCTTACCGTCATCATTTACGAGAGGTCCTAGGTACATGATACAAAATTATCAAGATGCAATGGCTATTTGCAAAGTTGTGGGATACCCAGACTTATTCATAACATTTACATGCAATCCAAAATGGCCAGAGCTTGAAGATTTTCTAAGGAACAGAGAGTTAAATGCAAAGGACCGACCAGACATGGTTTGTAGAGCTTTTAAAGTGAAATTAGATCAACTAATCAAAGAAATCAAGACGAAGAAAATTTTTGGAAGAGTCATTGCAGATAAATTATTCATTCATATGTGA
- the LOC140175567 gene encoding uncharacterized protein yields MYPTFSKKFVETTSIDDDGYPIYRRKDDGKVITKTGVDLDNRYVVPHNRFLLLRYGAHINVEWCNQSRSIKYLFKYVNKGNDRITATFYKTANENAEEDEVDEVSMYYNCRYISPCEAAWRIFGYNIHYRDPSVIRLGFHLPNEQSVIFKDHENLDEVARQASVKESIFLGWFEANKEYQEARSLTYAEFPTKFVWKAQERVWAPRKSHSVIGRVFFVPPGSGEIYYLRLFLNFVRGPISYEEIKTVDDVLYETFRDACYARGLLDDDKEYIDAIEEASS; encoded by the coding sequence ATGTATCCGACATTTTCCAAAAAATTTGTTGAGACGACCTCAATTGATGACGATGGGTATCCAATATATAGACGCAAAGATGACGGAAAGGTAATCACCAAAACAGGTGTTGACCTTGACAATAGATATGTGGTTCCACACAATAGGTTCTTACTATTGAGATATGGGGCACACATAAATGTTGAGTGGTGTAACCAATCAAGATCAATCAAGTATTTGTTTAAATATGTGAACAAAGGAAATGATCGCATTACAGCGACTTTCTACAAAACTGCAAACGAAAATGCCGAGGAGGATGAAGTTGATGAAGTTAGCATGTATTATAATTGTAGGTACATATCTCCATGTGAGGCAGCGTGGAGAATTTTTGGATATAATATTCATTACAGAGATCCATCTGTAATTAGGCTCGGATTTCACTTGCCCAATGAGCAATCAGTGATATTCAAAGACCATGAGAATCTTGATGAGGTTGCTAGACAAGCTTCTGTGAAGGAGTCGATATTTTTGGGATGGTTTGAGGCAAACAAAGAATACCAAGAAGCCCGTTCTCTAACTTATGCAGAGTTTCCTACAAAGTTTGTTTGGAAGGCACAAGAAAGGGTTTGGGCACCACGGAAATCACACTCGGTTATTGGTAGGGTTTTTTTTGTGCCACCGGGGTCTGgtgaaatttattatttaagattaTTCTTAAACTTTGTGAGAGGTCCTATTTCCTACGAAGAGATTAAAACTGTGGATGATGTTTTGTACGAAACATTCAGGGATGCATGTTACGCACGTGGTCTATTGGATGATGACAAAGAATACATTGATGCAATCGAAGAAGCAAGTAGTTAG
- the LOC112715048 gene encoding rRNA 2'-O-methyltransferase fibrillarin 2, with protein MAPPRGRGGAGGGFRGGRGDRGRGRGGGGGRGTPFKARGGGSRGGGGRGGGRGGRGGMKGGSKVVVEPHRHEGIFIAKGKEDALVTKNLVPGEAVYNEKRITVQKEDGTKDEYRIWNPFRSKLAAAILGGVDNIWIKPGARVLYLGAASGTTVSHVSDVVGPNGVVYAVEFSHRSGRDLVNMAKKRTNVIPIIEDARHPAKYRMLVGMVDVIFSDVAQPDQARILALNASYYLRAGGHFVISIKANCIDSTVPAESVFASEVNKLKAEQFKPFEQVTLEPFERDHACVVGGYRMPKKKKDAE; from the exons ATGGCTCCTCCTCGAG GTCGTGGTGGTGCTGGTGGAGGGTTCAGGGGTGGCAGGGGTGACAGAGGCAGAGgaagaggtggtggtggtggaagaggtaCGCCATTCAAAGCTCGAGGTGGCGGCAGCAGAGGTGGTGGTGGTCGTGGAGGAGGTAGGGGTGGCCGTGGAGGAATGAAGGGAGGCAGCAAGGTTGTGGTTGAGCCTCACAGACATGAAGGTATTTTCATTGCAAAGGGTAAAGAAGATGCTCTTGTTACTAAGAATTTGGTTCCTGGTGAAGCTGTTTATAATGAAAAAAGGATCACTGTGCAg AAGGAGGATGGCACAAAAGATGAGTACAGGATTTGGAACCCTTTCCGTTCCAAGTTGGCTGCTGCCATTCTTGGTGGGGTTGACAACATATGGATT AAACCTGGAGCTCGAGTCCTGTACCTAGGAGCTGCTTCTGGAACAACTGTGTCACATGTGTCGGATGTTGTTGGTCCG AATGGAGTCGTCTATGCTGTGGAGTTCTCTCATCGTAGCGGGCGTGACTTGGTCAACATGGCGAAGAAACGCACCAATGTTATACCCATTATTGAAGATGCTAGACATCCAGCTAAGTACAGAATGTTGGTTGGCATGGTAGATGTGATATTTTCTGATGTTGCGCAGCCTGATCAG GCAAGGATTTTAGCATTGAATGCCTCATATTATCTCAGAGCAGGGGGTCATTTTGTTATTTCAATCAAG GCCAACTGCATAGATTCCACAGTACCAGCGGAGTCGGTGTTTGCAAGCGAAGTCAATAAACTGAAGGCGGAGCAGTTTAAGCCTTTTGAGCAAGTCACCCTTGAACCATTCGAGCGGGACCATGCCTGTGTTGTTGGTGGATACAGAATGCCTAAGAAGAAAAAAGATGCCgagtaa
- the LOC112717270 gene encoding uncharacterized protein, with translation MARPEHVWENTWTLLSDDILHRQRRILDNPDLTLSDEELKDFILIDIEHKLKSHNKSLKDFQSMPYPDLDAYSTDLVTIGVNRLICDELCYDRRRLSNEYNIQLSQLTNEQKGKTFVWKTLASGLRSKGQIVLTVASSGIASLLLPGGRTAHARFAIPLNLDEFSTRNIKQGSPLADLLIKTKLIIWDEAPMVNRYCIEGLDRTMRDILRFNNSRSEEQPFGGKTIVFGGDFRQILPVIPKRTRQEIVNATINSSYIWNICKLMTLMKNMRLEGANGNQSCIELKEFAYWILSIGDGRCERFMDGADNVEILDDILIKEWDDPIVAICREIYPEMTSEMNCDMQVEDRAILTPTLELVDEINRYMMSLNPTEAQTYFSSDKACPTENNNDILASVHTPELLNTIRCSGVPNHDLTLKVGTPIMLLRNIDHSAGLCNGTRMVLTKLGKHILEAKSISGKNASQKVFIPRMTLSPSDYRIPFKFQRRQFPIMVSYAMTINKSQGQSLSKVGLILKKLVFTHGQLYVAVSRVTNKKGLKILLCHDDDRVKETDNVVYKEVFRNLE, from the exons atggcAAGACCTGAACATGTATGGGAAAATACATGGACTTTGCTTTCCGATGACATATTACATCGCCAAAGAAGAATTCTTGACAACCCAG ACCTTACTTTGTCCGACGAAGAGCTTAAGGATTTCATTCTTATAGACATTGAGCATAAGTTGAAAAGTCACAATAAGAGTCTTAAAGATTTTCAATCTATGCCGTATCCTGATTTGGATGCATATTCAACTGATTTGGTCACAATAGGAGTGAATCGGCTAATATGTGATGAGCTTTGTTATGATAGACGTAGACTTTCGAATGAATACAACATTCAACTATCACAGCTAACTAATGAGCAGAAAG GAAAAACATTTGTATGGAAGACTTTAGCATCTGGGTTAAGATCCAAAGGTCAAATAGTATTGACTGTAGCATCAAGCGGAATAGCATCTTTGTTACTACCTGGTGGAAGGACAGCTCATGCACGTTTTGCAATCCCCCTAAATCTTGATGAGTTTTCAACACGTAACATAAAACAAGGAAGTCCATTAGCCGATTTGCTGATTAAGACGAAGCTAATAATATGGGATGAAGCTCCTATGGTGAACAGATATTGTATAGAAGGTCTTGATAGAACAATGCGAGATATTTTGAGGTTTAACAACTCAAGAAGTGAAGAACAACCATTTGGAGGGAAGACAATTGTGTTTGGAGGAGATTTTAGACAAATATTACCCGTGATACCTAAAAGGACTAGACAGGAGATTGTAAATGCAACAATTAATTCATCATACATTTGGAATATCTGTAAGTTGATGACACTTATGAAGAACATGCGCCTAGAAGGGGCTAATGGCAATCAAAGTTGTATAGAACTAAAGGAGTTTGCATATTGGATTTTAAGCATTGGAGATGGGAGATGTGAAAGATTTATGGATGGAGCGGACAATGTTGAAATTCTAGATGACATCCTCATAAAGGAGTGGGATGATCCCATAGTTGCTATTTGTAGAGAAATTTACCCAGAAATGACGAGCGAAATGAACTGTGACATGCAAGTTGAAGATCGGGCTATTCTCACACCCACATTGGAGTTGGTTGATGAAATCAATAGGTACATGATGAGTTTAAACCCAACTGAAGCACAAACATATTTTAGCAGTGACAAAGCATGCCCTACAGAGAACAATAATGACATATTAGCTTCTGTCCACACTCCTGAACTCCTAAACACAATTAGGTGCTCTGGGGTGCCAAACCATGACTTAACACTTAAGGTAGGCACTCCCATCATGTTACTTCGAAACATCGATCACTCTGCAGGTTTGTGTAATGGGACCCGGATGGTTCTCACAAAGCTtggaaaacacatattagaagcaaAAAGCATCTCGGGAAAAAACGCAAGTCAAAAGGTGTTCATTCCAAGGATGACTTTAAGCCCATCCGACTATAGGATACCGTTCAAATTCCAACGTAGACAATTTCCTATCATGGTATCCTATGCAATGACTATTAATAAAAGTCAAGGTCAATCGTTATCGAAAGTTGGTTTGATATTAAAAAAACTTGTTTTTACCCATGGTCAATTGTATGTTGCCGTTTCAAGGGTTACAAATAAAAAAGGTCTAAAGATACTTCTATGTCATGATGATGATAGAGTTAAGGAGACAGACAACGTGGTTTACAAAGAGGTGTTCAGAAATCTTGAATAA